A stretch of Lysobacter sp. K5869 DNA encodes these proteins:
- a CDS encoding amidohydrolase family protein, translated as MLKIDTHAHYLPRDWPDLARKFGDDRFPVIHHTDDGRHRIYKDGKFFREIWSKTWDPQERIDDYARFGVQVQVISTVPVMFSYWAKANQALELHQALNDHMAQACRDYPRHYAGIGTVPLQSPRLAVQELERCMDQLGLQGVQIGSHIGDWNLDAPELFEFFQAASELGAAILVHPWDMMGTPSMPKYWLPWLVGMPAEQSRAACCLVFGGVLERLPKLKICMAHGGGSFPYTIGRIEHGFNMRPDLVATDNPRNPRDYLSKLYFDSWVADPRALRYLLDTCGVSRVMLGTDYPFPLGEQTPGAGIASLNLPEAEQARLYHGTALEWLGLPLSRFA; from the coding sequence ATGCTCAAGATCGACACCCACGCCCATTACCTGCCGCGCGACTGGCCCGATCTGGCGCGCAAGTTCGGCGACGACCGTTTTCCGGTGATCCATCACACCGACGACGGCCGCCACCGCATCTACAAGGACGGCAAGTTCTTCCGCGAGATCTGGTCCAAGACCTGGGACCCGCAAGAGCGCATCGACGATTACGCGCGCTTCGGCGTGCAGGTGCAGGTCATCAGCACCGTGCCGGTGATGTTCAGCTACTGGGCCAAGGCCAATCAGGCGCTGGAGCTGCATCAGGCGCTCAACGATCACATGGCCCAGGCCTGCCGCGATTACCCGCGCCATTACGCCGGCATCGGCACCGTGCCGCTGCAATCGCCGCGCTTGGCCGTGCAGGAGTTGGAGCGCTGCATGGATCAGCTCGGCCTGCAGGGCGTGCAGATCGGCAGCCACATCGGCGACTGGAACCTCGACGCGCCGGAATTGTTCGAGTTCTTCCAGGCCGCCAGCGAACTCGGCGCGGCGATCCTGGTGCATCCCTGGGACATGATGGGAACGCCGAGCATGCCCAAGTACTGGCTGCCGTGGCTGGTCGGCATGCCGGCCGAGCAATCGCGCGCGGCCTGCTGCCTGGTGTTCGGCGGCGTGCTGGAGCGGTTGCCGAAGCTGAAGATCTGCATGGCCCACGGCGGCGGCAGCTTCCCCTACACCATCGGCCGGATCGAGCACGGCTTCAACATGCGCCCGGATCTGGTCGCCACCGACAACCCGCGCAATCCGCGCGATTACCTGTCCAAGCTGTACTTCGACTCGTGGGTGGCCGATCCGCGCGCGCTGCGCTATCTGCTCGACACCTGCGGCGTGTCGCGGGTGATGCTCGGCACCGACTATCCCTTCCCGCTCGGCGAGCAAACGCCCGGCGCCGGCATCGCGTCGCTGAACCTGCCCGAAGCCGAACAGGCGCGGCTGTACCACGGCACCGCGCTGGAATGGCTGGGCCTGCCTTTGTCGCGGTTCGCGTGA
- a CDS encoding 3-hydroxyanthranilate 3,4-dioxygenase — protein MLPGPLNLQAWIEEHRHLLKPPVGNKTIYVGDFIVMVVGGPNQRTDYHWDEGPEWFYQLEGEMVLRIQEDGAVRDIPIRAGEIFLLPARVPHSPQRMPDSVGLVIERKRLEHEDDGLMWFCERCNHKLYEEFFKLRNIETDFPPVFDRFYASREHRTCAQCGHLNPAPARYAMPDT, from the coding sequence ATGCTGCCCGGACCGCTGAACCTGCAAGCCTGGATCGAAGAACACCGCCACCTGCTCAAACCGCCGGTCGGCAACAAAACGATCTACGTCGGCGATTTCATCGTCATGGTGGTCGGCGGCCCGAACCAGCGCACCGATTACCACTGGGACGAAGGCCCGGAGTGGTTCTACCAGCTCGAAGGCGAGATGGTGCTGCGCATCCAGGAGGACGGCGCGGTGCGCGACATCCCGATCCGCGCCGGCGAGATCTTCCTGCTGCCCGCGCGCGTGCCGCACTCGCCGCAGCGCATGCCCGACTCGGTCGGTCTGGTGATCGAGCGCAAGCGCCTGGAGCACGAAGACGACGGCCTGATGTGGTTTTGCGAGCGCTGCAACCACAAGCTGTACGAAGAGTTCTTCAAGCTGCGCAACATCGAGACCGACTTCCCGCCGGTGTTCGACCGCTTCTACGCCTCGCGCGAGCACCGCACCTGCGCGCAATGCGGTCACCTGAACCCGGCGCCGGCGCGCTACGCGATGCCCGACACCTGA
- a CDS encoding RidA family protein: protein MSDAVRTGNAPKPVGLYPHARRVGDLLFLSGVGPRDAASNAVPGNVHDAQGRLIAYDIELQTRSVFANVRAVLEASGAGWDDLVDVTVYLTDMARDFAAYNALWAEYFPDIDRAPCRTTLGIVALPTPIAIELKCVARLPAQAAKE from the coding sequence ATGAGCGACGCGGTCCGCACCGGCAACGCGCCCAAACCGGTCGGGCTGTACCCGCACGCGCGCCGGGTCGGCGACTTGCTGTTCCTGTCCGGGGTCGGCCCGCGCGACGCGGCCAGCAACGCGGTGCCCGGCAACGTCCACGACGCCCAGGGCCGCCTGATCGCCTACGACATCGAGCTGCAGACGCGCTCGGTGTTCGCCAACGTGCGCGCGGTGCTGGAGGCCAGCGGCGCGGGCTGGGACGATCTGGTCGACGTGACGGTGTACCTGACCGACATGGCCCGCGACTTCGCCGCGTACAACGCGCTGTGGGCCGAGTATTTCCCCGACATCGACCGCGCGCCGTGCCGGACTACGCTCGGCATCGTCGCGCTGCCGACGCCGATCGCGATCGAACTCAAATGCGTCGCCCGCCTGCCCGCGCAGGCGGCCAAGGAGTAA
- the can gene encoding carbonate dehydratase: MSPLSDLLERNREWSERINAEDPEFFASLSKQQAPEYLWIGCSDSRVPANQIIDMAPGEVFVHRNIANVVVHTDLNCLSVIQYAVDVLKVKHILVVGHYGCGGVHAALHGTRVGLADNWLRHVSDVADKHVSCIAHAHEGERHDRLCELNAIEQVQNVCLTTIVRDAWSRGQPLSVHGWVYSLRNGRVHDTGMNVHSFESLQPAYERAVARVHSTHGGSPR, encoded by the coding sequence ATGAGCCCGCTGAGCGACCTGCTCGAACGCAACCGCGAATGGTCCGAGCGAATCAACGCCGAGGACCCGGAATTCTTCGCCAGCCTGTCCAAACAGCAAGCGCCCGAGTATCTGTGGATCGGCTGCTCCGACTCGCGCGTCCCGGCCAACCAGATCATCGACATGGCCCCGGGCGAGGTGTTCGTCCACCGCAACATCGCCAACGTGGTGGTGCACACCGACCTCAACTGCCTGTCGGTGATCCAGTACGCGGTCGACGTGCTCAAGGTCAAGCACATCCTCGTGGTCGGCCATTACGGCTGCGGCGGCGTGCACGCCGCGCTGCACGGCACCCGCGTCGGACTGGCCGACAACTGGCTGCGCCACGTCAGCGACGTCGCCGACAAGCACGTGTCGTGCATCGCCCACGCCCACGAGGGCGAGCGCCACGACCGCCTGTGCGAGCTCAACGCGATCGAACAGGTGCAGAACGTCTGCCTGACCACGATCGTGCGCGACGCGTGGTCGCGCGGCCAGCCGCTGAGCGTGCACGGCTGGGTCTACAGCCTGCGCAACGGCCGCGTCCACGACACCGGCATGAACGTGCACTCCTTCGAATCGCTGCAGCCGGCTTACGAGCGCGCGGTGGCGCGGGTGCACTCGACCCACGGCGGTTCGCCGCGATGA
- a CDS encoding aldehyde dehydrogenase → MHRFRHWIDGAPRDAADGRWLDVFDPANAQPYAQVAAGAAAEVEAAVAAAQAAFPAWSALAHSERAQWLERLAAALEARTDEFARAESRDGGKPIRLAREAEIPRAVSNLRFYAQAATQFASESHHGQAGLNYTLRQPLGPVAAISPWNLPLYLFTWKIAPALAAGNTVVAKPSEVTPATASMLGELCAEIGFPPGVLNIVHGLGPEVGAPLVAHPAIRAVSFTGSTAVGRGIAATCAPLLRKVSLELGGKNPTLIFADSDWRANLDVLVRSAFQNSGQICLCGSRILIERSIYAEVRDALIERANALRVGEPGEDATALGPLVSQAHFDKVVAALGRARAEGGRVLCGGAALERPGWYVAPTLIEGLGPETASNREEIFGPIATLQPFDDDTHALTLANASDYGLSASLWTRDLARAHRLAARLDVGMVWINTWLQRDLRTPFGGAGASGLGREGGVEALRFFTEAKNIGLHLG, encoded by the coding sequence ATGCACAGATTCCGGCACTGGATCGACGGGGCGCCGCGCGATGCGGCCGACGGCCGCTGGTTGGACGTGTTCGATCCCGCCAATGCGCAGCCGTATGCGCAGGTCGCCGCCGGCGCGGCCGCCGAAGTCGAGGCCGCGGTGGCCGCGGCGCAGGCCGCGTTTCCGGCGTGGTCGGCGCTGGCGCACAGCGAACGGGCGCAGTGGCTGGAGCGCCTGGCCGCGGCGCTGGAGGCGCGCACCGACGAGTTCGCCCGCGCCGAATCGCGCGACGGCGGCAAGCCGATCCGGCTGGCGCGCGAAGCCGAGATCCCGCGCGCGGTGTCGAACCTGCGCTTCTACGCCCAGGCCGCGACCCAGTTCGCCAGCGAATCCCATCACGGTCAGGCCGGGCTCAACTACACCTTGCGCCAGCCGCTCGGGCCGGTCGCGGCGATCTCGCCGTGGAACCTGCCGCTGTATCTGTTCACCTGGAAGATCGCGCCGGCGTTGGCGGCGGGCAATACCGTGGTGGCCAAACCCTCGGAGGTGACTCCGGCCACGGCGAGCATGTTGGGCGAGCTCTGCGCTGAAATCGGGTTCCCGCCGGGCGTGCTCAATATCGTTCACGGGCTGGGCCCGGAGGTCGGCGCGCCGCTGGTCGCGCACCCGGCGATCCGCGCGGTGTCGTTCACCGGCAGCACCGCGGTCGGCCGCGGCATCGCCGCGACCTGCGCGCCGCTGCTGCGCAAGGTCTCGCTGGAACTCGGCGGCAAGAACCCGACCCTGATCTTCGCCGACAGCGACTGGCGCGCGAACCTCGACGTGCTGGTGCGCTCGGCGTTCCAGAACTCCGGGCAGATCTGCCTGTGCGGCTCGCGCATCCTGATCGAGCGTTCGATCTATGCCGAAGTGCGCGACGCCTTGATCGAACGCGCCAACGCGCTGCGCGTGGGCGAGCCCGGCGAGGACGCCACCGCGCTCGGCCCGCTGGTCTCGCAGGCGCACTTCGACAAAGTCGTCGCCGCGCTGGGGCGCGCCCGCGCCGAAGGCGGCCGGGTGCTGTGCGGCGGCGCCGCGCTGGAGCGTCCCGGCTGGTACGTGGCGCCGACCCTGATCGAAGGCCTGGGCCCGGAGACCGCGAGCAACCGCGAGGAAATCTTCGGCCCCATCGCCACCTTGCAGCCGTTCGACGACGACACCCACGCCCTGACCCTGGCCAACGCCAGCGACTACGGCCTCAGCGCCAGCCTGTGGACGCGCGATCTCGCCCGCGCCCACCGTCTGGCCGCGCGCCTCGACGTCGGCATGGTCTGGATCAACACCTGGCTGCAACGCGACCTGCGCACGCCGTTCGGCGGCGCCGGCGCGTCGGGCCTCGGCCGCGAAGGCGGCGTCGAGGCCCTGCGTTTCTTCACCGAGGCCAAGAACATCGGCCTCCATCTCGGATGA
- a CDS encoding TldD/PmbA family protein has translation MDRRNFLSMSGLGIAGLMIPFGNVIAAEDLLAPLDVAKKKAWADAALTAARAAGASYCDVRIGRYLRQFVITREDKVQNVVNSESTGIGIRVLVDGAWGFAATNQLGTDGAAKAAQQAAAIARANARVITAKVQLAKAPGVGEVSWKTPIRKNSMEVPLKEKAELLLGVNAAALGAGASFVNSMLFLVNEQKYFASTDGSYIDQDVHRIWAPMTITAIDKASGKFRTRQGLSSPRGMGYEYLDGAASGKTVLPCGVTVYGDSYDMREDAVAAAKQARQKLTATSVKPGKYDLVLDPSHTWLTIHESIGHPLELDRVLGYEANYAGTSFATLDKRENAFKYGSDKVNVFADKTQVGSLGAVGFDDEGVKTKRWDLIKNGVLVDYQTIRDQAHILGKTESDGCCYADSWSSVQFQRMANVSLAPGKDKLSVADLVKDVENGIYIVGDGSFSIDQQRYNAQFGGQVFYEIKNGKVTGMLEDVAYQIRTPEFWNSCAAVCDDKDYRLGGSFFDGKGQPGQVSAVSHGSSTARFNGVNVINTARKLG, from the coding sequence GTGGACAGACGCAATTTCCTCAGCATGTCGGGGCTGGGCATCGCCGGGCTCATGATTCCTTTCGGCAACGTCATCGCCGCCGAAGACCTGTTGGCGCCGCTGGACGTGGCGAAGAAGAAGGCGTGGGCCGACGCGGCCCTGACCGCGGCGCGCGCGGCCGGCGCCAGCTACTGCGACGTGCGCATCGGCCGTTACCTGCGCCAGTTCGTGATCACCCGCGAGGACAAGGTCCAGAACGTGGTGAATTCCGAATCCACCGGCATCGGCATCCGCGTGCTGGTCGACGGCGCCTGGGGCTTCGCCGCGACCAACCAGCTCGGCACCGACGGCGCGGCCAAGGCCGCGCAGCAGGCCGCGGCGATCGCCCGCGCCAACGCCCGGGTCATCACCGCCAAGGTGCAGTTGGCCAAGGCGCCCGGCGTGGGCGAGGTGAGCTGGAAGACGCCGATCCGCAAGAACTCGATGGAAGTGCCGCTGAAGGAGAAGGCCGAGCTGCTGCTGGGCGTGAACGCCGCCGCGCTCGGCGCCGGCGCCAGCTTCGTCAACTCGATGCTGTTCCTGGTCAACGAGCAGAAGTATTTCGCCTCCACCGACGGCAGCTACATCGACCAGGACGTGCACCGGATCTGGGCGCCGATGACGATCACCGCGATCGACAAGGCCAGCGGCAAGTTCCGCACCCGCCAGGGCCTGTCCTCGCCGCGCGGCATGGGCTACGAGTACCTCGACGGCGCCGCCTCGGGCAAGACCGTGCTGCCGTGCGGAGTGACCGTCTACGGCGATTCCTACGACATGCGCGAGGACGCGGTGGCCGCGGCCAAACAGGCGCGGCAGAAGCTCACCGCGACCTCGGTCAAGCCGGGCAAGTACGATCTGGTGCTCGATCCCTCGCACACCTGGCTCACCATCCACGAATCCATCGGCCACCCGCTCGAGCTCGACCGCGTGCTCGGCTACGAGGCCAACTACGCCGGCACCAGCTTCGCCACGCTCGACAAGCGCGAGAACGCGTTCAAGTACGGCAGCGACAAGGTCAACGTGTTCGCCGACAAGACCCAGGTCGGCAGCCTCGGCGCGGTGGGCTTCGACGACGAAGGCGTCAAGACCAAGCGCTGGGACCTGATCAAGAACGGCGTGCTGGTCGATTACCAGACCATCCGCGATCAGGCCCACATCCTCGGCAAGACCGAATCCGACGGCTGCTGCTACGCCGACTCGTGGTCGAGCGTGCAGTTCCAGCGCATGGCCAACGTGTCGCTGGCGCCGGGCAAGGACAAGCTCAGCGTCGCCGATCTGGTCAAGGACGTGGAGAACGGCATCTACATCGTCGGCGACGGTTCGTTCTCGATCGACCAGCAGCGCTACAACGCCCAGTTCGGCGGGCAGGTGTTCTACGAAATCAAGAACGGCAAGGTCACCGGCATGCTCGAGGACGTGGCCTATCAGATCCGCACCCCGGAATTCTGGAACTCCTGCGCCGCGGTCTGCGACGACAAGGACTACCGCCTGGGCGGTTCGTTCTTCGACGGCAAGGGCCAGCCGGGGCAGGTCTCGGCGGTCTCGCACGGTTCCAGCACGGCGCGGTTCAACGGCGTCAACGTCATCAACACCGCCCGCAAGCTCGGCTGA
- a CDS encoding TldD/PmbA family protein, producing MSIFTEAQSKAILDKVIALSKAEETSARLTGSIDGNIRFALNNISTSGVVSDVSLAVQVSFGKRVGVATINEFDDAALERVVRRAEDLARLAPENPEFMPIIDKQSYKASPTFAAPTAAIDPAFRAKVAADSIAPCRDAKLTAAGFLEDGQSFVAFANSKGNFGYQTATNFNYTCTVRTDDGRGSGWVGRDLTDSSSFKTDADIRIAMRKATESAEAKALEPGKYTVILEPHAAAGLISFMMNFFDARQADEGRSFLSKKGGGNKLGEQVYDPRVNFTADPWDPRAPVMPWDVEGLPREKMPIVENGKVVALNYSRYWAQKQGKRVVGAPGNLIMAGGDKTTAELVKGTQKGILVTRTWYIRMVDPQTVLLTGLTRDGTFYIENGQIKHPIKNFRFNESPVIMLNNIEELGRPVRVAGDESTLVMMIPPMKLRDFTFTSLSDAV from the coding sequence ATGAGCATCTTCACCGAAGCCCAGTCCAAGGCGATTTTGGACAAGGTCATTGCGTTGTCGAAGGCCGAGGAGACCAGCGCGCGGCTGACCGGCTCGATCGACGGCAACATCCGGTTCGCCCTCAACAACATCTCCACCAGCGGCGTGGTCAGCGACGTCAGCCTCGCGGTGCAGGTCTCCTTCGGCAAGCGCGTGGGCGTGGCGACGATCAACGAGTTCGACGACGCCGCGCTCGAACGCGTGGTCCGCCGCGCCGAGGATCTGGCCCGGCTGGCCCCGGAAAACCCGGAGTTCATGCCGATCATCGACAAGCAGAGCTACAAGGCCAGCCCGACCTTCGCCGCGCCGACCGCGGCGATCGATCCGGCGTTCCGGGCCAAGGTCGCCGCCGATTCGATCGCGCCGTGCCGCGACGCCAAGCTCACCGCCGCCGGCTTCCTCGAGGACGGCCAGAGCTTCGTCGCCTTCGCCAACAGCAAGGGCAACTTCGGCTACCAGACCGCGACCAACTTCAACTACACCTGCACCGTGCGCACCGACGACGGCCGCGGCTCGGGCTGGGTCGGGCGCGATCTGACCGACTCCTCGAGCTTCAAGACCGACGCCGACATCCGCATCGCCATGCGCAAGGCCACCGAATCGGCCGAAGCCAAGGCGCTGGAGCCGGGCAAGTACACGGTGATCCTGGAGCCGCACGCGGCCGCCGGGCTGATCTCGTTCATGATGAATTTCTTCGACGCGCGCCAGGCCGACGAAGGCCGCAGCTTCCTGTCCAAGAAGGGCGGCGGCAACAAGCTCGGCGAACAGGTCTACGACCCGCGCGTCAACTTCACCGCCGATCCCTGGGACCCGCGCGCGCCGGTGATGCCGTGGGACGTGGAAGGCCTGCCGCGCGAGAAGATGCCGATCGTCGAGAACGGCAAGGTGGTGGCGCTGAACTATTCGCGTTACTGGGCGCAGAAGCAGGGCAAGCGCGTCGTCGGCGCGCCGGGCAATCTGATCATGGCCGGCGGCGACAAGACCACGGCCGAACTGGTCAAGGGCACCCAGAAGGGCATCCTGGTCACCCGCACCTGGTACATCCGCATGGTCGATCCGCAGACCGTGCTGCTGACCGGCCTGACCCGCGACGGCACCTTCTACATCGAGAACGGGCAGATCAAGCACCCGATCAAGAATTTCCGCTTCAACGAATCGCCGGTGATCATGCTCAACAACATCGAGGAACTCGGCCGCCCGGTGCGCGTGGCCGGCGACGAATCGACCCTGGTGATGATGATCCCGCCGATGAAGCTGCGCGATTTCACCTTCACCTCGCTGTCCGACGCGGTCTGA
- a CDS encoding TldD/PmbA family protein — MQRRDFLSSAGFGLAALMLPFGRSVAAEALLEPADAALRKRLADTALGAARDGGAQYCDVRVGRYLRQSVLTREAQVRNIVNAESVGVGVRVLRDGAWGFAATSQTTPDAVAKATKQALAIAQANARVQTRKVELAPVQGVGETRWATPVRKNALAVPIKDKVDLLMSVNAAALKNGADFIQSNLFAINEQKYFASSDGSYIDQDVHRIWLPLTATAVDKASGKFRTRDGLSAPMGMGYEYLDADPAGKFALPGGLTGYGRSYDVIEDAVAAARHARAKLKAPSVKPGKYDLVIDPSNLFLTIHENVGHPLELDRVLGYEANYAGTSFATLDKRDSGYKYGSERVNFVADKTRAGSLGAVGFDDEGVKTREWDLVRDGVLVDYQATRDEAHILGHKESHGCSYADSWSSVQFQRMPNVSLRPGKDKLSVAQMIEGVERGLYIHGRGSYSIDQQRYNAQFGGQLFFEIKNGKVAGLIEDAAYQIRTPEFWASCSAICDERDFRLGGSFFDGKGQPSQVSAVSHGAATARFDGVNVINTARAL; from the coding sequence GTGCAACGACGCGATTTCCTCAGCTCCGCCGGCTTCGGCCTGGCCGCGCTCATGCTTCCCTTCGGCCGCAGCGTCGCCGCCGAGGCCTTGCTGGAACCGGCCGACGCCGCGCTGCGCAAGCGGCTGGCCGACACCGCGCTCGGCGCCGCCCGCGACGGCGGCGCGCAGTATTGCGACGTGCGCGTGGGCCGCTACCTGCGCCAGTCGGTGCTGACCCGCGAGGCGCAGGTGCGCAACATCGTCAACGCCGAATCGGTCGGCGTCGGCGTGCGCGTGCTGCGCGACGGCGCCTGGGGCTTCGCCGCGACCTCGCAGACGACGCCCGACGCGGTCGCTAAAGCGACGAAGCAGGCGCTGGCCATCGCCCAGGCCAACGCGCGCGTGCAGACGCGCAAGGTCGAGCTGGCGCCGGTGCAGGGCGTGGGCGAGACGCGTTGGGCCACGCCGGTGCGCAAGAACGCGCTGGCGGTGCCGATCAAGGACAAGGTCGACCTGCTGATGTCGGTCAACGCCGCCGCGCTCAAGAACGGCGCCGACTTCATCCAGTCCAACCTGTTCGCGATCAACGAACAAAAATATTTCGCCTCCAGCGACGGCAGCTACATCGATCAGGACGTGCACCGCATCTGGCTGCCGCTGACCGCGACCGCGGTCGACAAGGCCAGCGGCAAGTTCCGCACCCGCGACGGGCTGTCGGCGCCGATGGGCATGGGCTACGAGTACCTCGACGCCGATCCGGCCGGCAAATTCGCGCTGCCCGGCGGGCTCACCGGCTACGGCCGCAGCTACGATGTGATCGAGGACGCTGTCGCCGCCGCGCGCCACGCCCGCGCCAAGCTCAAGGCGCCGTCGGTGAAGCCGGGCAAGTACGACTTGGTGATCGACCCGTCGAACCTGTTCCTGACCATCCACGAGAACGTCGGCCATCCGCTCGAACTCGACCGCGTGCTCGGCTATGAGGCCAACTACGCGGGCACCAGCTTCGCGACGTTGGACAAGCGCGACAGCGGCTACAAATACGGCAGCGAGCGGGTCAACTTCGTCGCCGACAAGACCCGCGCCGGCAGCCTGGGCGCGGTCGGTTTCGACGACGAAGGCGTGAAGACGCGCGAGTGGGATCTGGTCCGCGACGGCGTGCTGGTCGACTATCAGGCCACCCGCGACGAGGCGCACATCCTCGGGCACAAGGAATCGCACGGCTGCAGCTATGCCGATTCTTGGTCGAGCGTGCAGTTCCAGCGCATGCCCAACGTGTCGCTGCGGCCCGGCAAGGACAAGCTCAGCGTCGCGCAGATGATCGAGGGCGTGGAGCGCGGCCTCTATATCCACGGCCGCGGCTCGTATTCGATCGACCAGCAGCGCTACAACGCGCAGTTCGGCGGGCAGTTGTTCTTCGAGATCAAGAACGGCAAAGTCGCCGGGCTGATCGAGGACGCGGCCTACCAGATCCGCACGCCGGAGTTCTGGGCCTCGTGCTCGGCGATCTGCGACGAGCGCGATTTCCGCCTCGGCGGTTCGTTCTTCGACGGCAAGGGCCAGCCGAGCCAGGTGTCGGCGGTTTCGCACGGCGCGGCCACCGCGCGCTTCGACGGGGTCAACGTCATCAACACCGCGCGGGCGCTGTAG
- a CDS encoding DUF4159 domain-containing protein: MLGAAAGAWAARSPLARAAADYDFWFTRLKYDSGDWDVDQRMPANLITSLIDYTHLRVDPKEHVLALADPKMLAAPFCYLAGHKLVEFNPDERRNFERYVRNGGFVFVDDCNHDIDGLFAKSFEAQMGKIFGAKALKKLPKNHPLYRSFFVFDGPPATGFELNGWGDDLVHDYLKGIEIDGRLGVLYSNKDYGCEWDYDWRNKRFLAEDNTKFAVNIVMYALNA; the protein is encoded by the coding sequence ATGCTCGGCGCCGCGGCCGGCGCCTGGGCGGCGCGGTCGCCGCTGGCGCGGGCGGCGGCCGATTACGATTTCTGGTTCACCCGGCTCAAGTACGACTCCGGCGACTGGGACGTGGATCAGCGCATGCCGGCGAACCTGATCACGTCCTTGATCGACTACACCCACTTGCGCGTTGACCCGAAGGAGCACGTGCTGGCGCTGGCCGATCCGAAGATGCTGGCGGCGCCGTTCTGCTATCTGGCCGGGCACAAGCTGGTCGAGTTCAACCCCGACGAGCGGCGCAATTTCGAGCGTTACGTGCGCAACGGCGGCTTCGTCTTCGTGGACGACTGCAACCATGACATCGACGGATTGTTCGCCAAGTCGTTCGAGGCGCAGATGGGCAAGATCTTCGGCGCCAAGGCGTTGAAGAAACTGCCGAAAAACCACCCGCTGTATCGCAGCTTCTTCGTCTTCGATGGCCCGCCGGCGACCGGTTTCGAACTCAACGGCTGGGGCGACGATCTGGTCCACGATTACCTCAAGGGCATCGAGATCGACGGGCGGCTCGGCGTGCTGTACAGCAATAAAGACTACGGTTGCGAGTGGGATTACGACTGGCGCAACAAGCGGTTCCTGGCCGAGGACAACACCAAGTTCGCGGTCAATATCGTGATGTATGCGTTGAATGCGTGA
- a CDS encoding MoxR family ATPase has translation MSGSENGGEAGLQAQLAELGQLRGAIAQAIVGQDEVVEQLLIGLLAGGHCLLEGVPGLGKTLLVRSLGQALELQFRRIQFTPDLMPSDILGTELLEEDHGTGHRHFRFQPGPIFTSLLLADELNRTPPKTQAALLEAMQERTVSYAGTTHELPAPFFVLATQNPLEQAGTYPLPEAQLDRFLLHIRVGYPSEQEEHDILQQTTGSHSARVPKVMDAEAVLALQARVREVHLGEDVLRWVTRLVRASRPAADSLSEVRQWVKWGAGPRAGQSLVLAAKARALLHGRFAATREDVAALAAPVMRHRLLLSFAAEAEGKSADDVIAALLRGVPFPG, from the coding sequence ATGAGCGGTAGCGAGAACGGCGGTGAAGCGGGACTGCAGGCGCAGTTGGCCGAATTGGGGCAACTGCGCGGGGCTATCGCGCAAGCAATCGTCGGGCAGGACGAGGTGGTCGAGCAGCTGCTGATCGGCTTGCTCGCCGGCGGGCATTGCCTGCTCGAAGGCGTCCCGGGCTTGGGCAAGACCTTGCTGGTGCGTTCGCTGGGGCAGGCGCTGGAACTGCAGTTCCGCCGGATCCAGTTCACGCCCGACCTGATGCCGAGCGACATCCTCGGCACCGAGTTGCTGGAAGAGGATCACGGCACGGGGCATCGCCATTTCCGCTTCCAGCCCGGCCCGATCTTCACCAGCCTGCTGTTGGCCGATGAGCTCAACCGCACGCCGCCCAAGACTCAGGCGGCGCTGCTGGAGGCGATGCAGGAACGCACGGTGAGCTACGCCGGCACCACGCACGAGTTGCCGGCGCCGTTCTTCGTGCTGGCGACGCAGAATCCGCTGGAGCAGGCCGGCACTTATCCCTTGCCGGAGGCGCAGCTCGACCGCTTCTTGCTGCACATCCGCGTCGGCTATCCGAGCGAGCAGGAAGAACACGACATCCTGCAGCAGACCACCGGCAGCCACAGCGCGCGGGTGCCCAAGGTGATGGACGCCGAGGCGGTGCTGGCCTTGCAAGCGCGCGTGCGCGAGGTGCATCTGGGCGAGGACGTGCTGCGCTGGGTGACGCGGTTGGTGCGCGCCAGCCGGCCCGCGGCCGATTCGCTGAGCGAGGTGCGGCAGTGGGTGAAGTGGGGCGCCGGCCCGCGCGCCGGTCAGTCGCTGGTGCTGGCGGCCAAAGCGCGCGCCTTGCTGCACGGCCGCTTCGCCGCGACCCGCGAGGACGTGGCCGCTCTGGCCGCGCCGGTGATGCGCCACCGCCTGCTGCTGTCGTTCGCGGCCGAGGCCGAGGGCAAGAGCGCCGACGACGTGATCGCGGCGCTGCTGCGCGGCGTGCCGTTTCCGGGGTGA